One window of Tenacibaculum maritimum NCIMB 2154 genomic DNA carries:
- a CDS encoding T9SS type A sorting domain-containing protein — MSGFEQNGSTAENSREYGIGPEGTNVLLWKATPDSSRNADGGWNSSYSDIDHTKTYRLVIWLKKTSSNHGTSFFGFHSPDNGLRLDGTVNNNPYFWVGDLPKLNKWYMLVGFVHGSAYNSTINYGAIYDGATGQKVKEITDYKFKNTATVLRHRVYLYYDINTTDRQYFYAPRMEMVDGKEPTVQELLGRNDSGSSNLLAPYLQNWTVGNGSTSGFAQNGSTSENSREFGRNHIGEEVILWKATPDGSKNGGGGWNSSYSDIDHTKTYRLVIWLKKTNSNHGTSFFGFHSPNNGLRLDGTVDNNPYFWVGDLPKLNKWYMLVGFVHGSTYNSTINYGAIYDGATGQKVKEITDYKFKNTATVLRHRVYLYYDINTTDRQYFYAPRMEMVDGKEPTVQELLGRNDSGSSNLLAPYLQNWTVGNGSTSGFAQNGSTSENSREFGRNHIGEEVILWKAIPDASSNADGGWNTSWLRANANTSYRYSVWIKKTTSISGFTYFGFNANHNGSLRLDGTYNSNPYFFAGDLPKLNRWYLLVGYVHKSSHTGTTNTGGIYDGTTGEKVRTITDYKLKNTVTELRHRSYLYYDTNTLDRQYFYEPRIDPINGKEPTINELLKINNDSKIILSYDIAGNQTQNFYCGDPSYCAPPAARKEEKEKVEDAVSSEIEETTIEETEKEVLENFISDDHVHIYPNPTDGLVTLTLGDDLLKNIHTIKLYNANSVLIKNINTKESNTQLDFTNMPIGVYFVHIHLNKGRSITKKVIKK, encoded by the coding sequence GTGTCTGGTTTTGAACAAAATGGTTCAACTGCTGAAAATAGCAGAGAATATGGTATTGGACCTGAAGGAACCAATGTTTTATTATGGAAAGCAACACCCGATTCTTCTAGAAATGCTGATGGTGGTTGGAATTCTTCTTATTCTGATATAGATCATACCAAAACATACCGTTTGGTTATTTGGTTAAAAAAAACGAGTTCAAATCATGGAACTTCTTTTTTTGGGTTTCATAGTCCTGACAATGGTTTAAGGTTGGATGGAACGGTGAATAACAACCCTTATTTTTGGGTAGGGGATTTACCCAAATTGAATAAATGGTATATGCTTGTTGGGTTTGTTCATGGGAGTGCCTATAACTCTACAATCAATTACGGAGCTATTTATGATGGAGCTACAGGACAGAAAGTTAAAGAGATTACGGATTACAAATTTAAAAACACAGCTACCGTTTTAAGGCATAGGGTTTATTTGTATTATGATATCAATACTACTGATAGGCAGTATTTTTATGCTCCTAGAATGGAAATGGTGGATGGAAAGGAGCCAACAGTGCAAGAGCTATTAGGGCGAAACGATAGTGGTTCTTCGAATTTATTAGCTCCATATTTACAAAATTGGACTGTAGGAAACGGAAGTACTTCTGGTTTTGCACAAAATGGATCGACATCTGAAAATAGTAGAGAGTTCGGTAGAAATCATATCGGAGAAGAAGTAATTTTATGGAAAGCAACCCCCGATGGTTCCAAAAACGGTGGTGGTGGTTGGAATTCTTCTTATTCTGATATAGATCATACCAAAACATACCGTTTGGTTATTTGGTTAAAAAAAACGAATTCAAATCATGGAACTTCTTTTTTTGGGTTTCATAGTCCTAACAATGGTTTGAGGTTGGATGGAACGGTGGATAACAACCCTTATTTTTGGGTAGGAGATTTACCCAAATTGAATAAATGGTATATGCTTGTTGGGTTTGTTCATGGGAGTACCTATAACTCTACAATCAATTACGGAGCTATTTATGATGGAGCTACAGGACAGAAGGTTAAAGAGATTACGGATTACAAATTTAAAAACACAGCTACCGTTTTAAGGCATAGGGTTTATTTGTATTATGATATCAATACTACTGATAGGCAGTATTTTTATGCTCCTAGAATGGAAATGGTGGATGGAAAGGAGCCAACAGTGCAAGAGCTATTAGGGCGAAACGATAGTGGTTCTTCGAATTTATTAGCTCCATATTTACAAAATTGGACTGTAGGAAACGGAAGTACTTCTGGTTTTGCACAAAATGGATCGACATCTGAAAATAGTAGAGAGTTCGGTAGAAATCATATCGGAGAAGAAGTAATTTTATGGAAAGCAATACCTGATGCTTCCAGTAATGCAGATGGCGGTTGGAATACAAGTTGGTTGCGTGCAAATGCAAATACTTCTTACCGATATAGTGTTTGGATTAAAAAAACGACTTCAATTAGTGGATTCACATATTTTGGGTTTAATGCCAACCATAATGGTTCATTAAGACTTGATGGAACTTATAATAGTAACCCTTACTTTTTTGCGGGAGATTTACCAAAGTTAAACAGATGGTACCTATTGGTAGGCTACGTTCATAAAAGCAGCCATACAGGAACTACAAATACAGGGGGTATTTATGATGGTACCACAGGAGAAAAAGTTAGAACAATAACAGATTATAAACTTAAAAATACAGTTACGGAATTAAGACATCGTTCTTACTTGTACTATGACACTAATACATTAGATCGGCAATATTTTTATGAACCTAGGATAGATCCCATTAACGGAAAGGAGCCTACTATTAATGAATTGTTGAAAATAAATAACGATTCGAAAATTATACTTTCCTATGATATTGCAGGAAATCAAACGCAAAACTTTTATTGTGGAGACCCCTCGTATTGCGCTCCTCCTGCTGCTCGTAAGGAAGAGAAAGAAAAAGTAGAAGATGCTGTTTCTTCAGAAATAGAAGAAACTACTATAGAAGAAACCGAAAAGGAAGTTTTAGAAAACTTTATTTCAGACGATCATGTACATATTTATCCAAATCCAACTGACGGATTGGTTACTTTAACTTTAGGAGATGATTTATTAAAAAATATCCACACTATTAAATTATACAATGCAAATTCTGTATTGATTAAAAATATCAATACTAAAGAGAGTAATACTCAATTAGATTTCACGAACATGCCTATAGGAGTGTATTTTGTACATATACATTTAAATAAAGGAAGAAGTATCACAAAAAAAGTTATTAAAAAGTAA
- a CDS encoding RHS repeat-associated core domain-containing protein: MKKKLYTLIVFLLFIGVQFSNAQDPNISGRKSFVEYKYKKTEIKTKRTSNEAKKQQHSETINSSSSLNTKVEELARSVSTEAGSTAGALSVSLTGAASYSIPIMVPPGIKDVVPNIAVSYTSQGANGLAGWGWNISGLSTISRIPATKYYDNKHDGIDFKDDRFSLDGQRLIIKSGTYGASGSVYQTENYSNVKVVAYGTSPYGSTYGPSYFIVYYPNGTRAWYGNSGNSRSRLEWAIFRWQDPQGNYVDYNYQSDNGLLSIKTIRYGGRIGGASPTNQINFAYISRSRPESVYVGGYSFKRSNLLKSIQVTASGSQYRKYELTHDSTSLEYQRLTSVKEYNAENKVLRPIVFGYEDTSSWIKDRVVSADLYPGFDYKTSNLIAGDYDGDGRTDVVFYDKNKRDEIYMHTKLYDSISSAYSVKTDGFFTDIFSSTILGGDNSVLSSQAMTTIKETSSSNSSFSSIRFRTFAKLPYGIVHQYDKVWKPSKYKTDNFCGSSSYYTIPKKYISGDFNGDGLTDVLAIEEEYTTTSCRKKDCDGGSGDPIDLLLKAEGNSDKKQARLPIEPDCCECNSYTENKYNAKVHFIDLKRDITSNFSQVSGHFRKPLAPEDRLNIGDHNGDGKQDIYHFKEGKLYIYTLKDSNNLILLREETDSGIKLDNPILLGDYNGDGKTDFMVATANKSNNWRFFMSKGTSFYKQTKSLPFAYHQDEFIKGSVTKSGVYIYNPYYEYRYTAQDVNGDGKTDLIIHNTIAPYSAKDKSVEYISIYKSNQTSSSDIPIFSYETGYTDTSGQVGKYGFPIFLESNITNGNLEYGYISVNNIFMYEFAKDHRKDATLRNVTNNGVKTTIDYERLGIPENEYDPLIYRPDRSQSYPYVNINKANSFQLVKKLTEEGAGIKRYQDFLYQGAVSNVNIGFQGFLKTKRSNWYGDDVSRLWTISKYDITKKGIVTDLWVATSPHETSNYMSKTTNTFNTSLTSNKVFSSIPTKVVQYDALTGVTTTKTITYDAYKNPLTENTVYNGGSENITYTYSNNSTVSNQHYHIGRITKKVAINTIGGNAFTTEEEYNYSNNLLTEQKVRGNGTPWNTESFTYDAFGNVTKKTLRPNGLSARTENFKYDASGRFLMESMDVEGLKTMFSYDSFGNPLTTTNPFNQVTTFSYDGWNRLVSEKNYLGKITTFSYAYLDGGGLLKTTNYPQGAEEVVEYNALGWILKSRVLGINNKWTQKSFQYDVAGKETKESEPYFSSPSQWNTTAYDSYGRTIAKTSFNGLVANITYNGLVTTVDDGTKTVKTTKDGSGNIIKMEDPGGIINYTYFGNGVMKSANYGSHVVRTEIDGWGRKTKLTDPSAGTYTYKYNNLGEVLEETTPKGKTIYTYDGFGKTMTKKILGNKTNLSLNYTYDPSTKLLKNIWGKNHNTNEDYAYVYEYDAYKRLEITTEYTGKAVYDYRVTRDDFGRVAKEAYWARNKSNGEISYVKTQNIYDAGVVTEILDAGNGKSLWKLKEVNERGQAKEVLLGNGMVKKRSYDEFGFLTKMLDQTVEASPKKALDLAYSFDTQRGNLRSRKNNNLGWNESFTYDNLDRLTNISGSVNRSQQYDERGRITSNSEIGEYNYTSTASYHLQEVDLNTKGDLYYQNQPIQKITYNAYKKPLSISVKDKARVDFEYGILQNRSHAYYGGNEANKLDRRYHKHYAAIAPIEIEEDKQGNTKIITYIGGDAYTAPVVYIKQTASGSSNGYHYVHRDYLGSLLGITDTNANVLEQRQFGAWGEVDKFKSLHSEIDFEYGTTLLNRGYTGHEHFMGVALIHMNGRMYDAKLGRFLSPDNFIQEPFSTQSFNRFGYVWNNPLKFTDPSGEIFWSVVIGAVIGAYVGGVQANGSYNPFEWKGNASTLLGVLGGAIIGGISGGVGAYAAAKLAPLITTAGGFLGGAVSGFIGGAVGGTIYGGFMSQLPGGDGDFWGGAAKGFIMGAVGGTILGGVIGGIRSVFHGKGFWTGKDLASKATAKTISSLKTESVHDVAPKNNLSNQKLDLKSSDIVKEAIPDYGSVKYKAGYLKKVTGLDGQHNWNRHTIEVVADRGKVFNIIGGDQKSYTLIQHLGKHHGKSGIFELIIDNGVLTHQRFIPGGIINGIPNQVVPNVSRSVSPAYPWWK, translated from the coding sequence ATGAAAAAAAAATTATATACCCTCATTGTATTTTTATTATTTATAGGAGTACAGTTTTCTAATGCGCAAGATCCAAATATATCAGGAAGGAAATCTTTTGTTGAATATAAGTATAAGAAAACTGAAATAAAAACAAAGCGGACGTCTAATGAAGCAAAAAAACAGCAACACTCAGAAACTATTAATTCCTCCTCATCTTTAAATACAAAAGTAGAAGAGTTAGCCAGATCAGTTTCAACCGAAGCAGGTAGTACAGCTGGTGCTTTATCAGTATCCTTAACAGGAGCTGCAAGTTATTCTATTCCTATTATGGTGCCTCCAGGAATAAAGGATGTAGTACCTAATATAGCGGTAAGTTATACCAGTCAAGGAGCTAATGGTTTAGCTGGTTGGGGATGGAATATTTCGGGTTTATCTACTATTAGTAGGATACCAGCAACTAAATATTATGATAATAAGCATGATGGAATTGATTTTAAAGATGACCGCTTTTCTCTTGATGGCCAACGCTTAATCATAAAATCTGGAACTTATGGAGCAAGTGGTTCGGTGTATCAAACAGAAAATTACTCTAATGTTAAAGTGGTAGCTTATGGAACTTCTCCTTATGGAAGTACATATGGTCCTTCTTATTTTATTGTATATTATCCAAATGGTACTAGAGCTTGGTATGGAAATTCAGGGAATTCTAGAAGCAGGTTAGAATGGGCTATTTTTAGATGGCAAGATCCGCAAGGTAACTATGTAGATTATAATTATCAATCGGATAATGGGTTGTTAAGTATAAAAACGATTCGGTATGGAGGACGAATTGGAGGAGCATCACCAACGAACCAAATTAACTTTGCTTATATTTCAAGAAGCAGGCCTGAGAGCGTATATGTTGGAGGGTATAGTTTTAAGAGAAGTAATTTATTAAAAAGTATTCAAGTCACCGCAAGTGGTTCGCAATACAGAAAGTATGAGTTAACTCATGATAGTACTTCTTTAGAGTACCAACGTTTAACATCTGTTAAAGAATACAATGCTGAAAATAAAGTATTAAGGCCTATTGTTTTTGGTTATGAAGATACTTCTTCATGGATAAAAGATCGAGTAGTTTCTGCTGATTTATACCCAGGGTTTGATTATAAAACAAGTAATTTAATTGCAGGAGATTATGATGGTGATGGTAGAACGGATGTTGTTTTTTATGATAAAAATAAAAGAGATGAAATCTATATGCATACAAAGTTATATGATAGCATAAGTTCAGCTTATTCCGTAAAAACAGATGGCTTTTTTACAGATATTTTTTCTTCCACTATATTAGGTGGAGACAATAGCGTGTTGAGCAGTCAAGCGATGACTACTATAAAAGAAACGTCTTCTTCCAATAGCTCTTTTTCTTCAATTAGATTTAGAACCTTTGCAAAGCTCCCTTATGGTATTGTACATCAATATGATAAAGTTTGGAAGCCCTCAAAGTATAAAACAGATAATTTTTGTGGCAGTTCGAGCTATTATACAATTCCTAAAAAATATATTTCGGGTGATTTCAATGGGGATGGCTTAACAGATGTTTTGGCAATAGAGGAAGAATATACTACTACGAGTTGTAGAAAAAAAGATTGCGATGGAGGAAGTGGAGATCCAATAGATCTTCTCTTGAAAGCAGAAGGGAATTCAGATAAAAAACAAGCAAGACTTCCTATAGAACCAGATTGTTGTGAATGTAATTCATATACTGAAAATAAATACAATGCTAAGGTTCATTTTATTGACTTAAAAAGAGATATCACTTCAAATTTCTCACAAGTATCAGGGCACTTTAGAAAACCTCTTGCCCCAGAAGATAGATTGAATATAGGAGATCATAATGGTGATGGAAAACAAGATATTTATCATTTTAAAGAAGGCAAACTCTATATTTATACCTTAAAAGATAGTAATAATTTAATATTACTTCGTGAAGAAACCGATTCAGGGATAAAATTAGATAATCCAATTTTATTAGGAGATTATAATGGAGATGGAAAAACTGATTTTATGGTTGCTACTGCAAATAAATCTAATAATTGGCGATTTTTTATGTCTAAAGGTACAAGCTTTTATAAACAAACTAAAAGCCTTCCTTTTGCTTATCATCAAGATGAATTTATTAAAGGTTCTGTTACTAAAAGTGGAGTTTATATTTATAATCCTTATTATGAATACCGCTATACAGCTCAAGATGTAAATGGCGATGGAAAAACAGACCTCATTATACATAATACAATAGCACCGTATTCGGCTAAGGATAAATCTGTTGAGTATATCAGTATTTATAAAAGTAATCAAACAAGTTCAAGCGATATTCCTATATTTTCTTATGAAACAGGATATACAGATACTAGTGGACAAGTGGGGAAATATGGATTCCCAATATTTTTAGAGTCTAATATTACCAATGGTAATTTAGAATATGGCTATATCAGTGTAAACAATATCTTCATGTATGAGTTTGCAAAGGATCATAGAAAAGATGCTACTTTAAGAAATGTTACTAATAACGGTGTAAAAACTACAATTGATTATGAACGTTTAGGAATACCCGAAAATGAATATGATCCTCTTATATATAGACCAGATCGTAGTCAAAGTTATCCATACGTTAATATAAATAAGGCAAATTCGTTTCAATTAGTTAAAAAATTGACTGAAGAAGGAGCGGGAATAAAACGTTACCAAGATTTTCTTTATCAGGGGGCCGTTTCTAATGTTAATATAGGATTTCAAGGTTTTTTAAAAACCAAACGCAGTAATTGGTATGGAGATGATGTAAGTAGGTTATGGACGATTTCGAAATACGATATTACTAAAAAAGGAATTGTTACAGATTTATGGGTTGCTACCTCTCCTCATGAAACGAGTAATTATATGTCTAAAACAACCAATACATTTAATACGAGTTTAACAAGTAATAAAGTTTTTTCTAGCATTCCTACTAAGGTGGTTCAGTATGATGCCTTAACAGGGGTAACAACAACTAAAACAATCACATATGATGCGTATAAAAACCCACTAACAGAAAATACAGTTTATAATGGAGGAAGTGAAAACATTACTTATACCTATAGCAATAATAGCACTGTAAGTAATCAGCACTATCATATAGGTAGAATTACAAAAAAAGTAGCAATTAATACTATTGGGGGGAATGCTTTTACTACGGAAGAGGAATATAATTATAGTAATAATTTATTGACAGAACAAAAAGTAAGAGGGAATGGAACGCCTTGGAATACAGAAAGTTTTACCTATGACGCTTTTGGTAATGTTACAAAAAAAACACTTCGTCCAAATGGTTTGTCAGCAAGAACTGAAAATTTTAAATACGATGCTAGTGGGCGATTTTTAATGGAATCCATGGATGTTGAGGGATTAAAAACGATGTTTTCTTATGATAGTTTTGGAAACCCTTTGACAACTACGAATCCATTTAATCAAGTTACAACATTTTCTTATGATGGTTGGAATCGTTTGGTTTCTGAGAAAAATTATCTAGGAAAAATAACTACGTTTTCTTATGCCTATTTAGACGGAGGTGGTTTACTTAAAACAACAAACTATCCTCAAGGGGCTGAGGAAGTAGTAGAGTATAATGCGTTAGGGTGGATACTCAAAAGTAGAGTATTAGGCATAAACAATAAGTGGACACAAAAAAGCTTTCAATACGATGTAGCAGGTAAAGAAACAAAGGAAAGCGAACCTTATTTTAGTTCTCCTAGCCAGTGGAATACTACCGCATATGATAGTTATGGCAGAACGATAGCAAAGACGAGCTTTAATGGCTTAGTGGCAAATATTACGTATAATGGCTTAGTGACTACTGTTGATGATGGAACTAAAACGGTAAAAACTACGAAAGATGGTAGTGGTAATATTATAAAAATGGAAGACCCTGGTGGTATAATCAACTATACCTATTTTGGTAATGGAGTTATGAAATCAGCTAATTATGGAAGTCATGTGGTACGTACAGAGATAGATGGTTGGGGGAGAAAAACAAAATTAACAGATCCATCAGCGGGGACATATACTTATAAATATAATAATTTAGGAGAAGTATTGGAAGAAACTACCCCTAAAGGGAAGACTATATATACCTATGATGGTTTTGGTAAAACTATGACGAAGAAGATTCTTGGAAACAAAACCAATTTAAGCCTGAATTATACATATGACCCTAGTACAAAACTTTTAAAAAACATTTGGGGTAAAAATCATAATACGAATGAAGATTACGCCTATGTTTATGAGTATGATGCGTATAAAAGGCTAGAAATAACAACTGAATATACAGGAAAGGCAGTATATGATTATAGAGTAACTAGAGATGATTTTGGTAGAGTTGCTAAAGAAGCGTATTGGGCTCGTAATAAATCTAATGGAGAAATAAGTTATGTCAAAACACAAAACATATACGATGCAGGGGTTGTTACTGAAATTTTAGATGCTGGCAATGGAAAAAGTTTATGGAAACTAAAAGAAGTAAATGAAAGAGGGCAAGCTAAAGAAGTACTGTTAGGTAATGGAATGGTTAAGAAAAGAAGCTATGATGAGTTTGGATTTTTGACAAAAATGCTAGATCAAACTGTAGAGGCTTCTCCTAAAAAGGCACTGGATTTAGCATATAGTTTTGATACACAAAGAGGAAATTTAAGGAGTAGAAAAAATAATAATTTAGGTTGGAATGAGTCTTTTACCTATGATAATTTAGATAGGTTAACTAATATTTCAGGTTCTGTAAATCGTTCGCAACAATATGATGAGAGAGGAAGGATTACTTCAAATTCTGAAATAGGGGAATATAATTATACTAGCACCGCTTCATATCATTTGCAAGAGGTAGATTTAAATACAAAAGGAGATTTGTATTATCAAAACCAACCAATTCAAAAAATAACCTATAATGCTTATAAAAAACCGCTTTCTATTAGCGTTAAAGACAAGGCAAGAGTAGATTTTGAATATGGCATTTTACAAAACCGAAGCCATGCTTATTACGGAGGAAATGAAGCAAATAAATTAGACCGTAGGTACCATAAACATTATGCAGCAATAGCACCTATTGAAATAGAAGAAGACAAACAAGGAAATACTAAAATAATTACTTATATTGGCGGTGATGCTTATACGGCACCAGTAGTCTATATAAAACAAACGGCTTCAGGGAGTTCTAATGGGTATCATTACGTTCATAGAGATTATTTAGGAAGCCTTTTAGGAATAACTGATACCAATGCAAATGTTTTAGAACAACGTCAATTTGGAGCTTGGGGAGAAGTAGATAAATTCAAGAGCTTACATAGTGAAATTGATTTTGAATATGGTACTACTTTATTAAATCGAGGATATACGGGGCATGAGCATTTTATGGGAGTTGCACTCATACATATGAATGGACGTATGTATGATGCCAAGTTAGGGCGTTTCCTTTCTCCAGATAATTTTATACAGGAACCATTTAGTACCCAGAGTTTTAACCGTTTTGGATATGTATGGAATAATCCATTAAAATTTACAGACCCCAGTGGGGAAATTTTTTGGTCAGTGGTTATTGGTGCTGTTATTGGTGCTTATGTAGGAGGAGTCCAAGCTAATGGTTCATATAATCCTTTTGAATGGAAGGGAAACGCAAGCACTTTGTTAGGTGTTTTAGGAGGTGCTATAATTGGTGGAATATCAGGAGGTGTAGGAGCTTATGCAGCAGCTAAATTAGCTCCTTTAATTACTACGGCGGGTGGTTTTTTAGGAGGAGCTGTGTCTGGTTTTATTGGAGGAGCAGTTGGAGGAACTATTTATGGAGGCTTTATGAGCCAATTACCAGGAGGAGATGGTGATTTTTGGGGAGGAGCAGCTAAGGGCTTTATAATGGGAGCAGTTGGAGGAACTATTTTAGGAGGAGTAATAGGGGGTATAAGATCTGTATTTCATGGGAAGGGTTTCTGGACAGGTAAAGACCTTGCTTCAAAAGCTACAGCAAAAACAATAAGTTCTTTAAAGACAGAGAGCGTGCATGATGTAGCTCCTAAAAATAATTTATCCAATCAAAAACTTGATTTAAAAAGCTCAGATATTGTTAAAGAAGCTATACCAGATTATGGTTCAGTAAAATATAAAGCAGGTTACCTGAAAAAGGTAACAGGTTTAGATGGTCAGCATAATTGGAACAGACATACCATTGAAGTTGTAGCAGATAGAGGAAAAGTTTTTAATATTATTGGAGGAGACCAAAAATCTTATACTTTGATACAACATCTAGGCAAACACCATGGAAAGTCTGGTATATTTGAACTGATTATAGATAATGGAGTATTGACCCATCAGAGGTTTATTCCTGGAGGCATAATAAATGGAATACCTAATCAAGTGGTACCTAATGTAAGTAGAAGTGTTTCGCCCGCCTATCCATGGTGGAAATAA
- a CDS encoding polymorphic toxin type 23 domain-containing protein, which translates to MGVALIHMNGRMYDAKLGRFLSPDNFIQEPFSTQSFNRFGYVWNNPLKFTDPSGEEFITAVLIGALIGATVGAMGYIINAAITGQWNWGNFGMSILGGAISGAIGGAIGPTALFKSILTNGFWGTAAIAAASSFLPSLDVKIGDFSFGLSPALAFGRATGFGVNVSASYQDGDFTFSAGYGVTFYGTAHGTGKKGWEYRKSWGVNWDDGKQGFGIHSTNFKSGETSQKVGGISYRNGDFGFRYENDGAPFGGTLGDGSDRFRTAAVSINYKDYSVGFNLFTGSRTDYSGDEEEMAKGTQYGKYNEKMPAGFVKEDGEAYRLGALYFGYKGFRLGIDSDRRVRHPIQDIGAHWWISKQPGFYSYSDNIAGYFQYQSFNPYTLW; encoded by the coding sequence ATGGGAGTTGCACTCATACATATGAATGGACGTATGTATGATGCCAAGTTAGGGCGTTTCCTTTCTCCAGATAATTTTATACAGGAACCGTTTAGTACGCAAAGTTTTAACCGTTTTGGATATGTATGGAATAATCCTTTAAAATTTACAGACCCCAGTGGGGAAGAATTCATTACAGCAGTATTAATAGGAGCTTTAATCGGAGCGACGGTTGGAGCAATGGGATATATTATAAATGCTGCAATTACTGGACAATGGAATTGGGGGAATTTTGGAATGTCAATATTAGGAGGAGCCATATCTGGAGCAATTGGAGGAGCAATTGGACCAACGGCATTGTTTAAATCCATATTAACCAATGGTTTTTGGGGGACAGCAGCTATAGCAGCAGCAAGTAGTTTTTTACCATCTTTGGATGTGAAAATTGGAGATTTTAGTTTTGGCCTAAGCCCAGCTTTAGCTTTTGGAAGAGCAACAGGTTTTGGAGTAAATGTAAGTGCAAGTTATCAAGACGGAGATTTTACTTTCTCGGCGGGCTATGGGGTAACTTTTTATGGGACAGCACATGGTACAGGGAAAAAAGGTTGGGAGTATAGAAAATCTTGGGGAGTAAATTGGGATGATGGTAAACAAGGTTTTGGAATACATAGTACCAATTTTAAAAGCGGAGAAACAAGCCAAAAGGTAGGTGGTATAAGCTATAGAAATGGAGATTTTGGATTTAGATACGAGAATGATGGAGCTCCATTTGGAGGAACATTAGGTGATGGATCAGATAGATTTAGAACTGCAGCTGTAAGTATAAATTATAAGGACTATAGTGTTGGTTTTAATTTATTTACAGGTAGTAGAACAGATTATAGTGGAGATGAAGAAGAAATGGCAAAAGGTACTCAATATGGGAAATATAATGAAAAAATGCCTGCTGGATTTGTTAAGGAAGATGGAGAAGCTTATAGATTAGGAGCTTTATATTTTGGTTATAAAGGATTTAGATTAGGAATAGATTCTGATAGACGTGTAAGACACCCTATTCAAGATATAGGAGCTCATTGGTGGATAAGTAAGCAGCCTGGTTTTTATAGTTATTCAGATAATATTGCAGGATATTTCCAATATCAATCATTTAACCCTTATACGTTATGGTAA